One genomic region from Leptolyngbyaceae cyanobacterium JSC-12 encodes:
- a CDS encoding cytosine deaminase-like metal-dependent hydrolase (IMG reference gene:2510096391~PFAM: Amidohydrolase family) yields MYDLLLRQCRLLQTDRAIVEVDIAVENGAIAAIAPFIQAPAKITLDIQQQLVSPPFVESHIHLDSALTVGQPRRNQSGTLFEGIEIWRERKRDLTLDDVKTRAIETLKLQASQGVLFVRSHADVSESSLTALQALLEVREEVKHWITLQVVAFPQDGIYGNRKNEILIEKALDMGADVVGGIPHYELTREDGVKSVHRIFELAQKYDRLIDIHCDEIDDEQSRFLEVVAACAIRSDLGAKVTASHTTAFGSYNNAYAFKLLGFLQRTSVNFIANPLINITLQGRTDTYPKRRGVTRVKELWQQGMNVSFGHDCIRDPWYSLGTGNMLDVASMGLHVCQMTGTSEIDACYDMVTWNGAKTLNLVDQYGVEVGKPANLIVLDASDRYDAIQRRATVRYVISRGKLLARTEAPQTTWYHPV; encoded by the coding sequence ATGTACGATTTGCTCCTGCGCCAGTGCCGCTTGTTGCAAACCGACCGAGCAATTGTAGAAGTGGACATTGCTGTTGAAAATGGAGCGATCGCGGCGATCGCTCCATTCATTCAAGCTCCAGCAAAAATCACGCTGGATATCCAACAACAGCTAGTCAGTCCACCTTTTGTGGAATCTCACATCCATCTAGATTCGGCTTTAACCGTTGGGCAACCCCGCCGGAACCAAAGCGGCACCCTGTTTGAAGGAATAGAAATTTGGCGAGAACGCAAACGTGACCTGACCCTGGATGACGTCAAAACGCGAGCCATTGAAACCCTCAAACTCCAAGCCAGTCAGGGTGTCCTATTTGTCCGTAGCCATGCAGACGTGAGTGAAAGCAGCTTAACCGCCTTGCAAGCCTTGCTGGAAGTGCGAGAAGAAGTCAAACACTGGATAACACTACAGGTCGTTGCTTTTCCTCAAGACGGAATTTATGGTAATCGCAAAAATGAAATATTGATCGAAAAAGCCCTGGATATGGGAGCAGACGTAGTTGGGGGGATTCCTCACTACGAATTAACGCGGGAAGATGGCGTTAAATCCGTTCATCGTATCTTTGAACTGGCACAAAAGTATGATCGCCTGATTGATATCCACTGTGATGAAATTGACGATGAGCAATCCCGCTTTTTAGAAGTTGTTGCTGCCTGCGCCATTCGAAGCGACTTGGGAGCAAAAGTCACCGCCAGTCACACCACAGCCTTTGGCTCCTACAATAACGCCTATGCTTTTAAGCTATTGGGATTTCTACAACGAACGTCGGTCAACTTCATCGCCAATCCCCTGATTAACATCACCCTACAGGGACGCACTGACACCTACCCTAAACGACGCGGTGTGACTCGCGTGAAAGAGTTATGGCAGCAGGGAATGAACGTTAGCTTCGGACACGACTGCATTCGAGACCCCTGGTATTCTCTGGGAACTGGGAATATGCTTGATGTTGCCAGCATGGGATTGCATGTTTGCCAGATGACAGGTACCTCAGAGATTGACGCCTGTTATGACATGGTTACCTGGAATGGTGCCAAGACGCTAAACTTAGTTGACCAGTATGGGGTCGAAGTGGGTAAACCTGCCAATTTGATCGTGCTGGATGCAAGCGATCGCTATGATGCAATTCAGCGACGAGCAACTGTCCGTTATGTCATTTCTCGAGGGAAATTGCTGGCACGTACAGAAGCTCCTCAGACAACCTGGTATCACCCTGTTTGA
- a CDS encoding glycosyltransferase (IMG reference gene:2510096394~PFAM: Glycosyl transferases group 1): MFSKNQKCIALISVHGDPSAEIGKEEAGGQNVYVRQVGEALSKQGWQVDMFTRQADSEQPVVVQHNDRCRTIRITAGPQKFIPRDELFEYLPAFVQGFLKFQRQSGVQYQVVHTNYWLSSWVGMQLKKVQPISQVHTYHSLGAVKYQAISTVPLIASTRLDVEKTVLETAERIVATSPQEKEHMRSLVSTKGNIDVIPCGTDIHHFGSVSRDAARQTLSIAPDEKVVLYVGRFDPRKGIETLVRAIARSKLLGNGKLRLIIGGGSRPGQSDGLERERIEGIVAELGLAEITEFPGRLSPMVLPTYFAAADVCVVPSHYEPFGLVAIEAMACRTPVIASNVGGLQFTVRSEETGLLVPAKDDAAFANAIDRILLNPEWQQELGQAARKHVEEKFSWDGIAAQLGQLYLQLMEESSKAETTPVSA; this comes from the coding sequence ATGTTTTCCAAGAACCAGAAGTGCATCGCTTTAATTTCAGTTCATGGCGATCCATCGGCTGAAATTGGCAAAGAAGAAGCAGGTGGACAAAATGTTTACGTCCGTCAAGTTGGTGAGGCGTTGTCAAAGCAAGGTTGGCAAGTCGATATGTTTACCCGGCAAGCTGACTCTGAGCAACCTGTTGTGGTTCAACACAACGATCGCTGCCGGACAATCCGAATTACAGCTGGACCTCAAAAGTTTATCCCTAGAGATGAACTGTTTGAGTACTTGCCAGCGTTTGTCCAGGGGTTCTTAAAGTTTCAGCGGCAGTCAGGTGTGCAATACCAGGTAGTTCATACCAACTACTGGCTATCTTCGTGGGTGGGGATGCAACTAAAGAAGGTGCAACCGATTTCCCAAGTGCATACTTATCACTCGCTGGGGGCTGTGAAATACCAGGCAATATCAACAGTACCGCTGATTGCTTCGACTCGACTGGATGTGGAAAAAACAGTTCTAGAAACGGCTGAACGCATTGTGGCAACGAGTCCTCAGGAGAAGGAACACATGCGATCACTCGTTTCTACCAAAGGCAACATTGATGTTATTCCCTGCGGTACAGACATTCATCATTTTGGTTCCGTTTCTCGTGATGCAGCGCGTCAAACACTGAGCATTGCTCCTGATGAAAAAGTAGTGCTTTATGTCGGGCGGTTTGATCCCCGCAAAGGGATTGAGACGCTGGTTCGTGCGATCGCACGGTCTAAACTGCTGGGCAACGGCAAGCTGCGGCTAATCATTGGCGGTGGCAGTCGTCCGGGGCAGAGTGATGGCTTGGAACGGGAGCGGATCGAAGGCATTGTGGCTGAGCTAGGACTTGCTGAGATCACAGAATTTCCTGGTCGCCTCAGCCCAATGGTGTTGCCGACTTACTTCGCCGCAGCAGATGTGTGTGTTGTACCCAGTCATTACGAACCGTTTGGACTAGTGGCAATTGAAGCGATGGCCTGTCGTACTCCAGTAATTGCCAGCAATGTGGGTGGGTTACAGTTTACTGTGCGCTCTGAGGAAACGGGTTTGCTAGTTCCAGCAAAAGATGATGCGGCATTTGCAAACGCGATTGATCGCATCTTGCTCAACCCCGAATGGCAACAGGAACTTGGGCAGGCTGCTAGAAAACACGTAGAAGAGAAGTTTAGCTGGGATGGGATCGCCGCTCAATTAGGGCAACTCTACTTGCAACTAATGGAAGAATCATCCAAGGCAGAAACAACACCTGTTAGCGCTTAA
- a CDS encoding putative phosphoribosyltransferase (IMG reference gene:2510096395~PFAM: Phosphoribosyl transferase domain) yields MTSSSSAPKFNSTVCFANRLEAGERLAEAILASFVEQPPISGTLPLIVYALPRGGLAVAAPVAKKLNCPLDVIVAKKITRPDNRELAIGAVTSDGHTLWLPRSRSPREPAYLYEMALHEAREKAHSQWQQFAPSRPSVNPQGALAMVVDDGIATGMTMAVAVQALRAQQPAQIWICVPVAPPEILPQLHAWADRVIVLATPSPFYSVSRFYQTFDQVETEDAIACLQTANQKQS; encoded by the coding sequence ATGACATCGAGTTCATCTGCACCAAAGTTTAATTCGACGGTTTGCTTTGCAAATCGGCTGGAAGCGGGTGAACGTCTAGCTGAAGCAATCTTAGCTTCATTCGTTGAACAGCCGCCTATTTCAGGGACGCTTCCGTTGATTGTGTATGCATTACCACGGGGCGGGTTGGCAGTTGCGGCACCTGTAGCTAAAAAGCTGAACTGTCCACTGGATGTGATTGTTGCCAAAAAGATTACTCGTCCTGACAATCGAGAACTTGCGATTGGAGCGGTGACTTCGGACGGGCACACTCTATGGTTGCCACGATCGCGATCGCCCCGCGAGCCTGCTTATCTTTATGAAATGGCACTGCATGAAGCACGAGAAAAGGCACATAGCCAATGGCAACAGTTTGCGCCTAGCCGGCCCTCTGTAAATCCGCAAGGGGCGCTCGCAATGGTTGTAGATGATGGCATTGCTACTGGGATGACAATGGCAGTTGCAGTTCAGGCATTGCGCGCACAGCAACCTGCCCAGATTTGGATTTGTGTCCCCGTTGCGCCTCCAGAAATCCTTCCCCAACTTCATGCCTGGGCGGATCGAGTAATTGTGCTGGCAACGCCCAGCCCCTTTTATAGCGTCAGTCGCTTTTACCAAACCTTTGACCAGGTAGAAACTGAAGATGCGATCGCCTGTCTGCAGACTGCCAATCAAAAGCAAAGCTGA
- a CDS encoding hypothetical protein (IMG reference gene:2510096392) has protein sequence MAFFYCLFLLLTAIASLLCLMTFNDAPLLIAVIATAYLAIIYFLLTLAQRSGRMPRPRD, from the coding sequence ATGGCATTTTTCTATTGCTTATTTCTATTGTTGACTGCGATCGCTTCGCTCCTCTGCCTTATGACTTTCAATGATGCTCCACTATTAATCGCAGTAATTGCAACTGCTTATCTGGCAATTATTTATTTCTTGTTAACCCTGGCTCAGCGAAGTGGAAGAATGCCACGTCCTCGTGATTAA
- a CDS encoding solanesyl diphosphate synthase (IMG reference gene:2510096393~PFAM: Polyprenyl synthetase~TIGRFAM: solanesyl diphosphate synthase), whose amino-acid sequence MASATSLFAPVEDDLSLLAENLKSLIGARHPILYAAAEHLFGAKGKRVRPAIVLLVAKATMPQGEVTARHRRLAEITEMIHTASLVHDDVVDESELRRGVPTVHSSFGNRIAVLAGDFLFAQSSWYLANLDNLEVVKLLSQVIMDLAEGEIQQGLNRFSTNLSIEAYLEKSYYKTASLIANSSKAAAVLSEVSTPLTESLYGYGRHIGLAFQIVDDILDFTGSTEELGKPAGSDLKSGNLTAPVLYALEEKPFLEVLIEREFAQPGDLEQALSLVQDSQGIERSRELARHHAQQAMNCLDGLPLSSSRQALSKLTDYVLRRLY is encoded by the coding sequence ATGGCTTCAGCTACATCCCTATTTGCCCCTGTCGAAGACGATCTTTCTCTCTTGGCAGAAAATCTTAAAAGTTTGATTGGTGCCCGTCACCCAATCTTGTATGCGGCTGCCGAGCATTTGTTTGGGGCAAAGGGAAAACGAGTACGGCCCGCAATTGTGTTATTGGTGGCGAAAGCAACCATGCCTCAAGGTGAAGTGACCGCTCGTCATCGTCGGCTGGCTGAGATTACTGAGATGATTCACACAGCTAGCTTAGTTCATGATGATGTTGTAGATGAGTCAGAACTGCGCCGGGGTGTCCCAACTGTTCACAGCAGTTTTGGGAACCGGATTGCTGTGCTGGCGGGCGATTTTTTGTTTGCTCAGTCGTCCTGGTATCTGGCTAATTTGGATAACTTAGAGGTGGTGAAATTACTCTCTCAGGTCATTATGGATTTGGCGGAGGGAGAGATCCAGCAAGGACTTAATCGCTTTTCAACCAACTTGTCGATCGAAGCATATCTGGAAAAGAGTTACTACAAAACCGCTAGCCTAATTGCCAATAGTTCCAAAGCTGCTGCTGTTCTAAGCGAAGTATCCACGCCCTTAACCGAATCACTCTATGGATACGGTCGTCATATCGGGCTAGCCTTTCAAATCGTTGACGACATCTTAGACTTCACTGGTTCCACAGAAGAACTGGGCAAACCTGCTGGCTCTGATCTCAAGAGCGGAAATTTGACGGCTCCAGTTTTATACGCTCTGGAAGAGAAGCCATTTTTAGAGGTGCTGATAGAACGAGAGTTTGCTCAACCTGGAGATTTGGAGCAAGCGCTGTCTTTAGTGCAGGATAGTCAGGGGATTGAGCGATCGCGAGAGTTGGCCCGACATCATGCCCAGCAAGCGATGAACTGTTTAGATGGTTTACCTTTATCCTCATCAAGGCAAGCACTTTCCAAACTAACAGATTACGTTTTGCGCCGTTTATATTGA
- a CDS encoding uracil-DNA glycosylase, family 4 (IMG reference gene:2510096396~PFAM: Uracil DNA glycosylase superfamily~TIGRFAM: uracil-DNA glycosylase, family 4), producing MSAESQIDLFTFSNTSDSVAAQTNEFDPELIPTSATISIPPGTYSSMEQMNAHCNRCFRCDLGKNRTHAVVGEGNLNADVMIVGEGPGQTEDETGRPFVGRSGELLDKILASVKLTREHDVFICNIVKCRPPENREPTLQEADACKGYLLEQIRMIDPKIILLTGKTALRNLVGIKEGITKVRGQWIERDNRLYMPIFHPAYLLRNPSRETGSPKWLMWQDIQAVKTKLDEIRSH from the coding sequence ATGTCTGCCGAAAGCCAAATCGATTTGTTTACCTTTTCTAATACTTCAGACTCAGTTGCTGCTCAAACAAACGAGTTTGATCCCGAGTTGATTCCAACCAGTGCCACAATTTCAATTCCTCCTGGCACCTACAGCTCTATGGAGCAGATGAATGCTCATTGTAACCGCTGCTTCCGCTGTGATTTGGGCAAGAATCGTACTCATGCTGTGGTTGGGGAAGGCAACCTAAATGCAGATGTGATGATTGTAGGGGAAGGTCCAGGGCAAACCGAAGATGAGACTGGGCGACCGTTCGTAGGACGATCAGGAGAATTGCTGGACAAAATTTTGGCATCGGTCAAGTTGACTCGTGAACACGATGTTTTTATCTGCAACATTGTGAAGTGCCGCCCACCCGAAAATCGTGAACCGACTCTGCAAGAAGCAGATGCTTGCAAAGGATACTTGCTAGAGCAGATCCGCATGATTGACCCCAAAATCATTCTGCTGACTGGGAAAACCGCGCTGCGTAATCTGGTGGGCATTAAGGAAGGGATTACGAAAGTGCGAGGACAATGGATCGAGCGGGATAACCGTCTTTATATGCCGATTTTTCACCCAGCCTACCTGCTGCGGAATCCTTCGCGGGAAACAGGCAGTCCCAAATGGTTAATGTGGCAGGATATTCAGGCGGTAAAAACGAAACTGGACGAAATTCGATCGCACTAA